Proteins encoded in a region of the Diabrotica undecimpunctata isolate CICGRU chromosome 10, icDiaUnde3, whole genome shotgun sequence genome:
- the Csk gene encoding tyrosine-protein kinase CSK — protein MTSQNSPFTQRYQPYIFDQFRQPDGQWDPSAAPNPPTVPARGVKRNTPSELSHSYEESSWMAPQALPQQQMDNNVVHQCNLLMRQNNMNTSSPDAVNFRNQIGNSEHDVNVNNVQSPLRSSSKYAFSSWYHGKISRDEAENLLRPRSDGLFLIRESTNFPGDYTLCVCFQSKVEHYRVKSNNDRLTIDDEEFFDNLEELIEHYKNDADGLCTKLVKTLPKENEALYSNTKTSVIKEGDDLFVIPEQELTIRESIGKGEFCEVMLGKWKSNKVAVKVLKDSSEAEAILMKSLHHEHLVNLLGIVRKKEQIYLVTEYMSKGSLVDYLRSRGRQHVTKKDQINFAFDTSSGMEYLERMHVVHRDLAARNVLIAENGRAKVSDFGLARNEKNATSESAKLPIKWTAPEALKQNKFSNKSDMWSFGILLWEIYSFGRVPYPRIPLADVVKHVEKGYKMEAPEGCPPEVYETMRQAWDLNPDKRPYFHEVKARLGNLKQQTTL, from the exons AGGTACCAACCTTACATTTTTGACCAATTCCGTCAACCCGATGGCCAATGGGACCCTTCAGCAGCCCCAAATCCTCCTACCGTTCCTGCTAGGGGTGTCAAGAGAAACACCCCAAGCGAATTATCGCATTCATATGAAGAATCTTCCTGG ATGGCACCACAAGCACTACCACAACAACAAATGGATAATAATGTAGTACACCAGTGCAATTTACTTATGCGGCAAAATAATATGAATACAAGTTCTCCTGATGCCGTTAATTTTAGAAATCAAATTGGTAATAGCGAACATGACGTTAATGTTAATAATGTACAAAGTCCTTTGAGGTCGAGTTCAAAGTATGCCTTTTCCTC GTGGTACCATGGCAAGATATCTCGTGATGAAGCTGAAAACTTATTGCGTCCAAGGTCAGATGGCCTGTTCCTAATTAGAGAATCCACAAACTTCCCTGGTGATTACACCTTATGCGTATGTTTTCAATCAAAAGTTGAACACTATAGGGTAAAATCGAATAACGATAGGTTGACAATCGATGACGAGGAATTTTTTGACAATTTAGAGGAACTTATAGAACACTACAAGAACGATGCCGATGGTTTATGTACAAAATTAGTGAAAACCTTGCCTAAAGAAAACGAAGCCTTATATTCCAATACCAAGACATCGGTGATTAAGGAAGGAGATGATCTGTTTGTTATTCCTGAACAGGAGCTAACA ATCCGAGAATCAATAGGGAAGGGAGAATTTTGTGAAGTAATGCTTGGGAAGTGGAAAAGCAATAAAGTAGCCGTTAAAGTATTAAAAGATTCGAGTGAAGCTGAGGCAATATTAATGAA gtCTCTGCACCACGAACACTTAGTCAATTTACTTGGAATAGTCAGAAAAAAGGAACAAATCTACTTAGTCACAGAATATATGAGTAAAGGAAGTCTAGTAGATTACTTAAGGTCCAGAGGGAGGCAACACGTCACCAAAAAAGATCAAATCAATTTTGCCTTTGATACTAGTTCTGGAATGGAATATTTGGAAAGAATGCACGTAGTGCACAGAGACTTGGCGGCCAGAAACGTACTGATAGCAGAAAATGGAAGAGCCAAAGTATCTGATTTTGGATTGGCTAGGAATGAAAAGAACGCTACTTCCGAGTCAGCTAAATTGCCAATTAAGTGGACTGCACCTGAAGCTCTCAAGCAAAAC aaattctcTAACAAATCTGATATGTGGAGTTTTGGTATACTTTTATGGGAAATATATTCATTTGGAAGGGTTCCCTATCCTAGGATA CCCTTGGCCGATGTGGTGAAACATGTGGAAAAAGGATATAAAATGGAAGCCCCAGAAGGATGTCCCCCAGAAGTGTACGAAACTATGAGACAG GCATGGGATTTAAATCCAGATAAGAGACCATATTTTCATGAAGTCAAAGCAAGACTTGGAAACTTAAAACAACAGACTACATTGTGA